The following are encoded together in the Phaseolus vulgaris cultivar G19833 chromosome 9, P. vulgaris v2.0, whole genome shotgun sequence genome:
- the LOC137821045 gene encoding NAD(P)H-dependent 6'-deoxychalcone synthase-like, with the protein MSSSKIPEVVLQSSSNHPKMPVIGLGTSSTSSTKEAVLEAIKIGYRHFDTASVYGSEEPLGEAIAEALQLGLIASRDELFITSKLWCTSNFPHLVLPAIHKSLQSLKLEYLDLYLIHWPMAVKEGNWQEYPYPEEAMAYFDLKGVWQAMEECQKQGLTKFIGVSNFSSKKLQNLLSFATIPPSVNQIELNPTWQQKKLREYCQKEGIIVTAYSPLGSVGTLWGSNGVMDNELLKQIGEAHGKSVAQVSLRWLYELGVTTAVKSYNKERMKQNIEIFDWSLTKDDYKKIDEIKQKSMFSNGPSKLTETLWDEEN; encoded by the exons ATGTCTTCATCAAAGATCCCTGAGGTGGTGCTCCAATCCTCTTCCAACCATCCCAAAATGCCTGTGATAGGATTGGGCACTTCTTCAACATCTTCCACCAAAGAGGCAGTGTTAGAAGCTATCAAAATAGGTTACAGACACTTTGATACTGCTTCAGTATATGGCTCTGAGGAACCCCTTGGAGAAGCCATAGCTGAAGCACTTCAACTTGGCCTCATAGCCTCCAGAGATGAACTCTTCATCACTTCCAAACTCTGGTGCACCAGTAACTTTCCTCATCTTGTTCTTCCTGCTATCCACAAATCACTTCA GTCTTTGAAGTTGGAATATTTGGATCTTTATTTGATTCACTGGCCCATGGCTGTGAAGGAGGGAAATTGGCAGGAATACCCTTATCCTGAAGAGGCCATGGCATACTTTGACTTAAAGGGCGTGTGGCAAGCAATGGAGGAGTGCCAAAAGCAAGGATTAACAAAATTCATTGGAGTTAGCAATTTTAGTAGCAAAAAACTGCAAAATTTACTCTCTTTCGCTACTATTCCTCCTTCTGTCAATCAA ATTGAGTTGAATCCTACTTGGCAACAAAAGAAGTTGAGAGAATACTGCCAAAAGGAGGGTATAATTGTAACTGCATACAGTCCTTTGGGATCAGTAGGAACCTTGTGGGGTTCCAATGGAGTGATGGACAATGAATTGCTCAAGCAAATTGGAGAAGCTCATGGCAAATCTGTTGCTCAG GTATCTCTTAGATGGTTGTATGAGTTAGGGGTAACTACTGCGGTTAAGAGCTACAACAAGGAGAGAATGAAGCAAAATATAGAGATATTTGATTGGTCATTGACAAAAGATGATTATAAAAAGATTGATGAGATCAAGCAGAAAAGTATGTTCAGCAATGGACCATCAAAGTTGACTGAAACACTTTGGGATGAAGAAAATTAA
- the LOC137820497 gene encoding NAD(P)H-dependent 6'-deoxychalcone synthase-like, which translates to MSASKIPDVVLQSSSSHHKMPVIGFGTASTSSTNDTKEAVLEAIKVGYRHFDTASIYGSEEPLGEAIAEALQLGLIASRDELFITSKLWCTHNFPHLVLPAIHKTLQSLNLEYLDLYLIHWPISVKPGIWEFPYSEEALTSFDLKGVWKAMEECKNLGLTKCIGVSNFSCNKLEKLLSFATIPPSVNQVEMNPTWQQKKLLQYCQAKGIIITAYSPLGAPGAMWGSNNVLDNELLKEIAKTHGKSFAQVSIRWLYELGVTVAVKSYNKERMKQNIEIFDWSLFKDDYEKIAQVQQHQMCKNGPTKFIADLWDGEN; encoded by the exons ATGTCTGCATCAAAAATCCCTGATGTGGTTCTCCAATCCTCTTCCAGCCATCACAAAATGCCTGTGATAGGATTTGGCACTGCTTCAACATCTTCCACCAATGACACCAAAGAGGCAGTGTTAGAAGCTATCAAAGTAGGTTACAGACactttgatactgcttcaatATATGGCTCTGAGGAACCCCTTGGAGAAGCCATAGCTGAAGCACTTCAACTTGGCCTCATAGCCTCCAGAGATGAACTCTTCATCACTTCCAAACTCTGGTGCACTCATAACTTTCCTCATCTTGTTCTTCCTGCTATCCACAAAACACTTCA GTCTCTGAATTTGGAATATCTGGATCTTTATTTGATTCACTGGCCCATTTCAGTGAAACCTGGAATTTGGGAATTTCCTTATTCTGAAGAAGCCCTAACATCATTTGACTTAAAGGGTGTGTGGAAAGCAATGGAAGAATGTAAAAATCTAGGCCTTACAAAATGCATTGGGGTCAGCAATTTCAGTTGTAATAAACTTGAAAAGCTGCTATCTTTTGCTACTATTCCTCCTTCTGTGAATCAA GTTGAGATGAATCCTACTTGGCAACAAAAAAAGCTGCTACAATATTGCCAAGCAAAAGGAATAATCATAACTGCATACTCTCCTTTGGGGGCACCAGGAGCCATGTGGGGCTCCAATAATGTTCTGGATaatgaattgctcaaggaaATTGCAAAAACTCATGGCAAATCTTTTGCTCAG GTATCTATAAGATGGTTGTATGAGTTGGGAGTTACTGTTGCAGTGAAGAGCTATAATAAGGAAAGAATGAAgcaaaatattgaaatatttgATTGGTCACTGTTTAAAGATGACTATGAAAAGATTGCACAGGTCCAACAGCATCAGATGTGCAAGAATGGACCAACAAAATTCATTGCTGACCTTTGGGATGGAGAAAATTAA
- the LOC137820498 gene encoding large ribosomal subunit protein eL39, translated as MPSHKTFRIKKKLAKKMRQNRPIPYWIRMRTDNTIRYNAKRRHWRRTKLGF; from the exons ATG CCTTCCCACAAAACTTTCAGGATCAAGAAGAAGCTAGCGAAGAAGATGAGGCAGAACAGACCCATCCCTTACTGGATCCGCATGAGGACCGATAACACCATCAG GTACAACGCTAAGCGCAGGCACTGGCGCCGCACTAAACTTGGATTTTAA
- the LOC137822612 gene encoding ATPase 8, plasma membrane-type-like, producing the protein MASDISFEDLKKENIDLAKIPVEEVFEKLKCSRQGLTSSEGEKRLQIFGYNKLEEKNESKLLKFLGFMWNPLSWVMECAAIMAIVLANGGGKPPDWHDFTGIVVLLIVNSTISFIEENNAGNAAAALMAGLAPKTKVLRDGKWGEEEASILVPGDVVSIKLGDIVPADARLLEGDPLKIDQAALTGESLPVTRYPGDEVFSGSTCKQGEIEAVVFATGLNTFFGKAAHLVDSTNNVGHFQQVLTSIGNFCICSIAVGIVIEIIVMYPIQHRSYRDGIDNLLVLLIGGIPIAMPTVLSVTMAIGSHRLSQQGAITKRMTAIEEMAGMDVLCSDKTGTLTLNKLSVDKNLIEVFSRGMDKDTLVLFSARASRTENQDAIDASIVGMLSDPKEARAEITEVHFLPFNPVDKRTAITFIDSNGDWYRSSKGAPEQIIELCGLKGETLKKAHKVIDEYADRGLRSLGVARQTVSEKTKESAGDPWEFLGLLPLFDPPRHDSAETIRRALELGVNVKMITGDQLAIGKETGRRLGMGTNMYPSSSLLCDSTDGALSSISVDELIEKADGFAGVFPEHKYEIVKRLQDRKHICGMTGDGVNDAPALKKADIGIAVDDATDAARSASDIVLTQPGLSVIVSAVLTSRAIFQRMKNYTIYAVSITVRIVFGFLLVALIWKFDFSPFMVLIIAILNDGTIMTISKDRVKPSPLPDSWKLNEIFATGVVLGAYMAIMTAVFFYLIHDTDFFSKVFGVRPIAESEEQLNSALYLQVSIISQALIFVTRSRGWSYFERPGTMLLVAFVCAQLVASVIAVYAHWDFAKIHGVGWEWAGVIWIYSIITYIPLDILKFLIRITGIASQNQA; encoded by the exons ATGGCCTCTGACATCTCGTTTGAGGACCTCAAGAAGGAGAATATTGATCTT GCAAAGATTCCTGTTGAAGAGGTCTTTGAGAAGCTAAAATGTAGCAGACAGGGTCTAACATCCTCAGAAGGAGAGAAGAGGCTCCAGATTTTTGGCTACAACAAATTAGAAGAGAAAAATGAGTCCAAGCTCttaaagttcttgggtttcatgTGGAATCCTCTATCATGGGTTATGGAGTGTGCAGCTATCATGGCCATTGTATTGGCCAATGGAGGG GGCAAGCCACCGGATTGGCACGATTTCACTGGTATTGTAGTGTTGCTTATCGTCAACTCAACCATCAGTTTCATTGAGGAAAACAATGCAGGCAATGCTGCAGCTGCTTTGATGGCTGGTCTTGCACCCAAAACCAAG GTGTTGAGGGATGGAAAATGGGGAGAAGAAGAGGCATCAATTTTGGTACCTGGAGATGTGGTTAGCATCAAGTTAGGAGATATTGTCCCTGCTGATGCCCGTCTCTTGGAAGGAGATCCTCTGAAAATTGACCAAGCTGCTCTCACTGGTGAATCCTTGCCAGTCACAAGGTACCCTGGTGATGAAGTTTTCTCTGGCTCAACCTGCAAACAAGGTGAAATTGAGGCTGTTGTCTTTGCCACTGGTCTTAACACCTTTTTTGGCAAGGCTGCTCATCTTGTAGACAGCACCAACAATGTTGGTCACTTTCAACAG GTGTTGACATCTATTGGTAACTTTTGTATCTGCTCAATTGCTGTGGGCATTGTGATAGAGATCATTGTCATGTACCCCATCCAGCATAGGTCTTATAGAGATGGCATTGACAACCTATTGGTGCTTCTCATTGGTGGTATCCCAATTGCCATGCCTACTGTCTTGTCTGTGACCATGGCTATTGGGTCTCACCGTTTGTCCCAACAAGGAGCCATCACCAAGAGAATGACAGCCATTGAAGAAATGGCAGGGATGGATGTTCTCTGCAGTGACAAAACTGGAACTCTCACCCTTAATAAGCTTAGTGTGGACAAGAACTTGATTGAG GTGTTCTCCAGGGGCATGGACAAGGACACCCTTGTCTTATTTTCAGCCAGGGCTTCCAGGACTGAAAACCAGGATGCCATTGATGCATCAATTGTGGGAATGTTAAGTGACCCTAAGGAG GCAAGAGCAGAAATCACCGAGGTGCATTTCTTGCCTTTTAATCCTGTGGACAAGCGCACTGCTATTACCTTCATTGACAGCAACGGTGACTGGTACAGAAGCAGCAAAGGTGCTCCTGAGCAA ATCATTGAACTTTGTGGCCTTAAaggagagaccctgaaaaaggCACACAAGGTTATTGATGAATATGCTGACCGCGGTCTGCGTTCCTTGGGTGTTGCTCGCCAG ACTGTTTCAGAGAAGACCAAGGAGAGTGCTGGAGATCCATGGGAGTTTTTGGGTCTTCTACCTCTCTTTGATCCTCCAAGGCATGATAGTGCAGAGACCATTCGTCGTGCTCTTGAACTTGGAGTCAATGTTAAAATGATCACTGGTGACCAACTTGCCATTGGCAAAGAAACCGGTCGCAGACTTGGAATGGGCACCAACATGTACCCTTCATCCTCCCTCCTTTGTGATTCCACAGATGGAGCCCTTTCTTCAATCTCAGTTGATGAACTCATTGAGAAGGCTGACGGATTTGCTGGAGTCTTCCCTG AGCACAAGTATGAGATTGTGAAGAGGTTGCAGGATAGAAAGCACATATGTGGAATGACTGGAGATGGTGTGAACGATGCACCAGCACTGAAGAAGGCAGACATTGGCATTGCAGTGGATGATGCAACTGACGCTGCAAGGAGTGCCTCTGATATTGTTTTGACCCAGCCTGGACTGAGTGTGATTGTGAGTGCTGTGTTGACAAGCAGGGCCATTTTCCAGAGGATGAAGAACTACACAATCTATGCTGTTTCCATCACAGTCCGTATAGTGTTTGGCTTCTTGCTTGTTGCTTTAATATGGAAGTTCGACTTCTCTCCCTTCATGGTTCTCATCATTGCCATCTTGAACGATGGAACGATCATGACCATATCAAAAGACAGGGTGAAGCCATCTCCTTTGCCTGATTCATGGAAACTCAACGAAATCTTTGCCACTGGAGTGGTTCTTGGAGCATACATGGCCATCATGACCGCAGTCTTCTTTTACCTTATTCACGACACTGATTTTTTCTCT AAAGTGTTTGGTGTGAGACCAATTGCAGAAAGTGAGGAGCAGCTTAACTCTGCTCTCTACCTTCAAGTGAGTATCATTAGTCAGGCACTGATCTTCGTGACCAGGTCAAGGGGCTGGTCATATTTTGAACGCCCTGGCACCATGCTCCTTGTTGCCTTCGTTTGTGCCCAGCTG GTGGCCTCTGTGATTGCTGTGTATGCACATTGGGACTTTGCCAAAATCCATGGAGTTGGGTGGGAATGGGCTGGAGTAATATGGATCTACAGCATTATTACATACATCCCTCTTGACATCCTCAAATTTCTCATCCGCATTACAGGCATTGCTTCCCAAAACCAGGCTTAG